A stretch of the Glycine soja cultivar W05 chromosome 13, ASM419377v2, whole genome shotgun sequence genome encodes the following:
- the LOC114380852 gene encoding probable serine/threonine-protein kinase PBL2 has protein sequence MGNACAKGKPVAHVSSSNFSGSKKPASKPKQYSNSSEQRSAPTTSELNVPKSISSNLKSFSLNDLKEATKNFRRENLIGEGGFGRVFKGWIDENTYGPTKPGTGIVVAIKNLKPESFQGHKEWLQEVNYLGMLQHENLVKLIGYCLEGKNRLLVYEFMQKGSLENHLFRKGVQPMAWVTRVNIAIGVARGLAFLHSLDQNVIFRDLKASNILLDSDFNAKLSDFGLARDGPTGDNTHVSTRVIGTQGYAAPEYVATGHLTPRSDVYSFGVVLLELLTGRRAVEDDGPGFSEETLVDWAKPFLNDNRRVLRIMDTRLGGQYSKKGAQAAAALALQCLNTDPKFRPPMVEVLAALEALNSSNSFTRTPKHESHSTKISGGPSQK, from the exons ATGGGAAACGCTTGTGCAAAAGGAAAACCAGTTGCTCATGTTTCTTCCTCCAATTTCTCTG GAAGTAAGAAGCCTGCAAGTAAGCCAAAGCAGTATTCAAATTCTTCTGAACAACGATCTGCTCCAACAACTTCAGAATTAAATGTTCCCAAATCCATCTCCAGTAACCTTAAGTCCTTCAGCTTGAATGATCTAAAAGAGGCAACTAAGAACTTCCGGCGAGAAAATTTAATCGGAGAGGGAGGATTTGGGCGTGTCTTCAAAGGATGGATTGATGAGAACACATACGGTCCTACAAAACCAGGCACTGGAATTGTAGTGGCCATTAAAAATCTTAAGCCAGAAAGCTTCCAAGGCCACAAGGAATGGCTT CAAGAAGTGAATTATCTTGGGATGCTTCAGCATGAAAATTTGGTGAAACTTATTGGTTATTGCTTGGAAGGTAAAAACCGGCTTCTGGTTTATGAGTTCATGCAAAAAGGAAGTTTGGAGAATCATTTATTCAGAA AAGGTGTTCAACCTATGGCCTGGGTTACAAGGGTCAACATTGCAATTGGTGTTGCAAGAGGATTAGCATTCTTACATTCCCTGGATCAAAATGTTATCTTTCGTGATTTAAAGGCTTCCAATATCCTACTTGATTCG GACTTCAATGCAAAGCTTTCGGATTTCGGCTTGGCAAGAGATGGTCCTACTGGAGATAATACTCACGTTTCAACTAGAGTTATAGGAACTCAAGGGTATGCTGCACCAGAGTATGTTGCTACAG GTCATTTGACCCCAAGGAGTGATGTATACAGCTTTGGTGTAGTCTTGTTAGAATTACTAACCGGAAGGCGTGCGGTGGAAGACGATGGACCTGGATTTTCGGAGGAGACCCTGGTGGATTGGGCAAAGCCATTCTTAAATGATAACAGAAGAGTTCTGAGAATAATGGATACAAGATTGGGGGGTCAATACTCCAAGAAAGGAGCACAAGCTGCAGCTGCACTTGCATTGCAATGCCTTAACACTGACCCCAAATTTAGACCACCTATGGTGGAAGTTCTAGCAGCATTGGAAGCACTTAATTCCTCAAATTCATTTACGCGGACACCGAAACATGAGAGTCATTCAACCAAAATATCTGGTGGTCCTTCACAAAAGTAA
- the LOC114382084 gene encoding uncharacterized protein LOC114382084 — protein sequence MVNHKDENTKFLLWDHECANLIGQSADEVNRLKIADGDVDLNASPQALDRLLGCVLAFKVKVQPKFKNVVVLKYSNELDLINVVLDMLPDTEQFVSVTADHDPLLRIPLTPTKQLSSDELDDEPRSSEISPAQHSANKLARHHQIE from the exons ATGGTTAACCACAAGGACgaaaatacaaaattcttaCTCTGGGACCATGAATGTGCAAATTTGATTGGCCAATCAGCCGATGAAGTCAACAGGCTCAAAATAGCA GATGGTGATGTTGATTTGAACGCTTCTCCTCAGGCACTTGATAGGCTGCTGGGTTGTGTCCTTGCATTTAAAGTCAAGGTTCAACCAAAGTTCAAGAATGTTGTTGTtcttaaatattcaaatgaatTAGATTTGATCAATGTTGTGCTGGATATGCTTCCTGATACTGAG CAATTTGTGTCTGTCACAGCAGATCATGACCCACTTCTAAGGATTCCATTAACACCCACAAAGCAGCTATCATCTGATGAATTGGATGATGAACCAAGAAGCTCTGAAATTTCACCCGCCCAACATTCTGCTAACAAATTAGCAAGACATCATCAAATTGAATGA